In Candidatus Microthrix subdominans, the DNA window GGCTTCGTCGCAGCGTTCGCTCGCGGGGTGACCAGCCAAGGCCTCGATGTCGTCGACCTCGGCCTGTGTTCCACCGACGAGGTGTACTTCGCCAGCGGGTCGATGGACGCACCGGCGGCCATGTTCACGGCGTCGCACAATCCTGCGGGATACAACGGCATCAAGTTCTGTCGCTCCGGGGCGCGTCCCCTGGGGCTCGACAGCGGCCTCGATCGGGTTCGCGACGACGCTCGCGCCGACCTCGAGCCCATGGGCGAGCCCGGTTTGGTGACGACCGCCGACGTGCTCGAGCAGTTTGTTGACCACGTGCGCAGCTTCGTCGACGTCGACCGCCTCAGCCCCCTCTCGGTGGTCGCCGACGTTGCCAACGGCATGGGTGGCCTGGTCGTGCCCGCAGCGTTCGAGGGCCTCAACCCGAAGCTGGAGGTGATGTACGGCGAGCTCGACGGCAGCTTCCCCAACCACCCCGCCGACCCGCTGCAGCCCGAGAATCAGGCCGACCTCCGGGCCCGGGTGCTCGAGGTGGGTGCTGATGTGGGCCTGGCCTTCGACGGCGATGCCGACCGCGTGTTTCTGGTCGACGAGCAGGGCCAGGGTCTGTCGGGTTCGACAACGACGGCGATCATCGCCGCCGCCATGCTGCGCGAACACCCCGGTGCGACGATCATTCACAATCTGATCGTCTCGAAGGCGGTGCCGGAGGTGATCGCCGAGGGGGGCGGCGTCGCCGTTCGCACCCGGGTTGGACACAGCTACATCAAGGCGGTCATGGCCGAGCACGACGCCCTCTTCGGCGGCGAGCATTCGGCCCACTATTACTTTGCCGACAACTACCGGGCCGACTCCGGCCTGATTGCCGCCATGGTCGTTCTCGCCGAAATGTCCCGCAGCGGTCAACCCCTCTCGGAGCTGCGCCAACCCTTCGAGCGCTACGCCGCATCCGGCGAAATCAACTCGGTGGTCGCCGACCCGATCGGAACGATGGCCCGGGTCGAGGAGGCCTACATGGGTGCCGACCGCGATCATCTCGACGGCCTCACCGTCGATTTGGGTGATTGGTGGTTCAACCTTCGGTCCTCCAACACCGAACCGCTGTTGCGGCTCAACCTGGAGGCGGCCGACGACGAGGCGGTAGCCGAGCATTCCGCCGAGGTTTTGACGCTGATTCGAGGCAAGGAATCGTGATCTACCGTTCCATCACACTGAGACGACCCTGAAAGGAGCCAACCACATGGCGCTCTCCCCCGTGCTTTTGGAGGTGCTGGCCTGTCCCGAGGACAAAGGCCCCCTGTACTACCTGGAAGATGAGAACGCGTTGTACAACCCGCGCCTCACCCGCCGCTACCACATCACCGACGACATCCCGATCATGTTGATCGAGGAGGCCGAGACCGTCGACGCCGCCGAGGCCGAACGCATCACGGCCAAGATCGACGCTGACGGCATCTCGCCCACCTTCCCCGAAACCTCCGGTCAGTGAGCTCGCCCGACGCCTTGGTGCTCGACACGGTCGGCATGTTCGACGCGGCGTTCGGATTGCCCGACCAGATGGCCGCTGCGGTCGAAATCGCGTCGGCCGTCGACGGGCTTCCCGACGCGTCCAAGATCACCTCGTTGCTGATGGTGGGCATGGGCGGATCGGGTATCTCGGGCGATGTCGTGTCGCTGGTGGCCACCGACCACGGACGGGTACCCATCGACGTCAGCCGTCACTACGAGCTGCCGGCGTACGTGGGGCCTAACACCCTCGTGATGGCGGTGTCCTTCTCGGGCGGGACGGAGGAGACCGTCGTTGCCACCGAGGCCGCCATCGCCGCCGGCGCCCCGGTGGTCGCAGTGACCACCGGAGGCCGGCTGGGTGAGATGGTGTCTGCCGCTGGGGGCGCGGTCTGTGGCCTTCCCGACGGTATCCCGTTGCCGCGTGCGGCGATCGGCGCCGTCGGCCTGGCGCCGATCGTGCTCGCCACCCGTATGGGCCTGATGGACCACACCGCCGGCGCGGTCGACTCGGCGATCGAGGCGGCCGCCACACGGCTGGAGGCCAACGCCGGCTTCACGCAGGGCACCGTCAACGACGCCCGTACCCTGGCACGCCGGATCGAGCGCACCCAGCCGATCATCTACGGGGGCGGACGGGTCGGCGAACTTGCCGCCTACCGTTGGAAGGCCCAGGTCAACGAGAACGCCAAGGCACCCGCCTACTGGGGCAGCGTCCCCGAGGTGTGCCACAACGAGATCTGCGCCTGGGGCCAACACGGCGACGTCACCCGCCAGGTCAACTCGATGGTGTACCTGCGCCACGACGGTGAGCACCCCAACGTCGCCCGCCGCTTCGATTTTCTCGCCCAGATCACCGCCGAAGTGGTCGCTGAGATCTTCGAGGTGCGGGCCAAAGGTGACTCGGCGCTGGCCCGCTTCTACGATCTGGCAGCGTTCGGCGACCTGGTCAGCCTGTGGATGGCGGTGGAAGCCGGCGTCGATCCTGGCCCGATCCCTGCCATCGCCGACCTGAAGGCCTACCTGGCCAACTAGGTGGTTCGCCGCCTGCCCGACCAACCCCGCAGCGATTCGACGTCGTTGCGCACCCATTCGCAATCATGAGGAGACTTACATGCTGACCCCCGACGACTACAAGGTTGCCGATCTCTCGCTGGCCGGATTTGGCCGCAAGGAGATCGAGCTGGCCGAACACGAGATGCCCGGCCTGATGGCCATCCGCGCCCTGTTCACCGACGAGGCGCCGCTGAAGGGCGCGCAGATCACCGGCTCGTTGCACATGACGATCCAGACCGCAGTGCTGATCGAGACGCTGACCGCCCTGGGCGCCGAGGTGCGCTGGGCCAGCTGCAACATCTTCTCCACCCAGGACCACGCCGCCGCCGCGATCGCCGTCGGCCCCAACGGCACCCCCGACGCCCCCGACGGTGTGCCGGTGTTCGCATGGAAGGGCGAGACGCTCGAGGAGTACTGGTGGTGCACCGAGCAGGCGCTGCGTTGGCCCGGCACCGAGACCGGTGGCCCCAACATGATCCTCGACGACGGCGGCGACGCCACCCTGTACGTGCACAACGGCACCAAGTACGAGGCCGCTGGTGAGGTGCCCGAGGCCGACGAGGACGACCCCGACGAGTGGAAGGTCATCCTGGCCTCGCTCAAGGCGTCGCTGGCCGAGGACACCAACCGCTGGACCAAGATCGGTGCCGGCATCAACGGCGTCACCGAGGAGACCACCACCGGGGTGCACCGGCTGTACCAGATGTTCGAGTCCGGCGAGCTGCTGTTCCCGGCGATCAACGTCAACGACTCGGTCACCAAGTCCAAGTTCGACAACCTGTACGGCTGCCGTCACAGCCTGATCGACGGCATCAACCGCGCCGTCGACGTGATGCTCGGCGGCAAGACCGCAGTCGTCGCCGGGTACGGCGACGTCGGCAAGGGCTGCGCCCAGTCGTTCAAGGGCCAGGGCGCCCGGGTGATCATCACCGAGATCGACCCGATCTGCGCGCTGCAGGCCGCCATGGAGGGCTTCCAGGTCGCCCGCCTCGAGGACGTGATCGGCACCGCCGACATCTTCATCTCCTCCACCGGCAACAAGAACGTGATCACCCTCGATCACATGGCCGCCATGAAGCACCAGGCGATCGTCGGCAACATCGGCCACTTCGACAACGAGATCGACATGTCCGGGCTGCTGCGCAGCTCCGACATTCAGCGGGTGACCGTCAAGCCGCAGGTCGACGAGTTCACCTGGCCCGACGGGCACTCGATCATCATGTTGTCCGAGGGGCGCCTGCTCAACCTGGGCAACGCCACCGGCCACCCCAGCTTCGTGATGAGCTGCTCGTTCTCCAACCAGGTGCTGGCCCAGATGGAGCTGCACCAGTCGATTGAGAACTACCCGCTGGGCGTGCACCGTCTGCCCAAGCAGCTCGACGAGGACGTCGCCCGCTACCACCTGGACGCCCTCGGCGTGCGCCTGACGACGCTGACCGACGACCAGTCCAAGTACCTGGAGATCCCCAAGGACGGGCCCTACAAGCCCGACCACTACAAGTACTAGAACCCTCTTCGCCTTCGGCGATTCTGGTTTCGAGCGTGGCCCGAGAGTTGATCCTCTCGGGTCACGTCCGTTTTGATGCGACTCCGATCGCCGCTTTCTCGCCGCCTGGTCACCGTCGGTTCGGTACAGTCCGGCCGAGGGGGAGAGCGATGACCGAAGCGAGTGATTGGGCGGGGAAGGTGGCCGTGGTCACCGGCGGCGGGTCGGGCATCGGGGCGGCGCTGTGCCGACGCTTCGCCGAGGCGGCCATGTCGGTGGTCGTCGCCGACGTCGACGCGGTCGCGGCCGCCG includes these proteins:
- a CDS encoding phosphomannomutase/phosphoglucomutase → MADLDGIFKAYDVRGLVPDQLDEPLVERIGASYARFLIGGTEGEVAPSRVLVGRDMRPSGPGFVAAFARGVTSQGLDVVDLGLCSTDEVYFASGSMDAPAAMFTASHNPAGYNGIKFCRSGARPLGLDSGLDRVRDDARADLEPMGEPGLVTTADVLEQFVDHVRSFVDVDRLSPLSVVADVANGMGGLVVPAAFEGLNPKLEVMYGELDGSFPNHPADPLQPENQADLRARVLEVGADVGLAFDGDADRVFLVDEQGQGLSGSTTTAIIAAAMLREHPGATIIHNLIVSKAVPEVIAEGGGVAVRTRVGHSYIKAVMAEHDALFGGEHSAHYYFADNYRADSGLIAAMVVLAEMSRSGQPLSELRQPFERYAASGEINSVVADPIGTMARVEEAYMGADRDHLDGLTVDLGDWWFNLRSSNTEPLLRLNLEAADDEAVAEHSAEVLTLIRGKES
- a CDS encoding adenosylhomocysteinase, whose amino-acid sequence is MLTPDDYKVADLSLAGFGRKEIELAEHEMPGLMAIRALFTDEAPLKGAQITGSLHMTIQTAVLIETLTALGAEVRWASCNIFSTQDHAAAAIAVGPNGTPDAPDGVPVFAWKGETLEEYWWCTEQALRWPGTETGGPNMILDDGGDATLYVHNGTKYEAAGEVPEADEDDPDEWKVILASLKASLAEDTNRWTKIGAGINGVTEETTTGVHRLYQMFESGELLFPAINVNDSVTKSKFDNLYGCRHSLIDGINRAVDVMLGGKTAVVAGYGDVGKGCAQSFKGQGARVIITEIDPICALQAAMEGFQVARLEDVIGTADIFISSTGNKNVITLDHMAAMKHQAIVGNIGHFDNEIDMSGLLRSSDIQRVTVKPQVDEFTWPDGHSIIMLSEGRLLNLGNATGHPSFVMSCSFSNQVLAQMELHQSIENYPLGVHRLPKQLDEDVARYHLDALGVRLTTLTDDQSKYLEIPKDGPYKPDHYKY
- a CDS encoding SIS domain-containing protein, with amino-acid sequence MSSPDALVLDTVGMFDAAFGLPDQMAAAVEIASAVDGLPDASKITSLLMVGMGGSGISGDVVSLVATDHGRVPIDVSRHYELPAYVGPNTLVMAVSFSGGTEETVVATEAAIAAGAPVVAVTTGGRLGEMVSAAGGAVCGLPDGIPLPRAAIGAVGLAPIVLATRMGLMDHTAGAVDSAIEAAATRLEANAGFTQGTVNDARTLARRIERTQPIIYGGGRVGELAAYRWKAQVNENAKAPAYWGSVPEVCHNEICAWGQHGDVTRQVNSMVYLRHDGEHPNVARRFDFLAQITAEVVAEIFEVRAKGDSALARFYDLAAFGDLVSLWMAVEAGVDPGPIPAIADLKAYLAN
- a CDS encoding Trm112 family protein, with translation MALSPVLLEVLACPEDKGPLYYLEDENALYNPRLTRRYHITDDIPIMLIEEAETVDAAEAERITAKIDADGISPTFPETSGQ